From the genome of Flavobacterium ovatum, one region includes:
- a CDS encoding GLPGLI family protein has translation MRNRKGFLVVLGLALGLNSQAQEFQGMAIYQSKTSSADMTDRFKNDKNMTPDRQKQIEERMKSMFEKTFILNFDKTGSIYKEEEKLEAPGQGGDGRMRMMGSMMGTGGTFYKNVKDKTYTVDKEFMGKAFLVKDSLTKLNWKMEGETRVIGGYNCFKATAVVDIKETDIGSFRPRSDEEKRKEDAAEKEKEKDKKTNLLDNIKAPTERVVTAWYTPEIPVNQGPDKYWGLPGLILEINDGKTVMLCSKVVLNPKEKAVIKPATSGKVIGQKEYDETVEKKIKEYRDANSRPQGGPGGGGNRGGR, from the coding sequence ATGAGGAATAGAAAAGGTTTTTTAGTGGTTTTAGGACTCGCATTGGGTTTGAATTCACAGGCTCAGGAGTTTCAAGGAATGGCGATTTATCAGTCGAAAACGAGTTCGGCGGATATGACCGATCGTTTTAAAAACGATAAAAACATGACGCCCGATCGTCAAAAGCAAATAGAGGAGCGTATGAAATCGATGTTTGAGAAGACTTTTATCCTCAACTTTGATAAAACCGGTTCGATCTATAAAGAAGAAGAAAAGCTGGAAGCACCAGGACAAGGTGGTGATGGTAGGATGAGAATGATGGGTTCGATGATGGGTACTGGCGGGACTTTTTACAAAAATGTAAAGGATAAAACCTATACTGTTGATAAGGAGTTTATGGGGAAGGCCTTTTTGGTAAAAGATTCTTTGACTAAATTGAATTGGAAAATGGAGGGAGAAACGAGAGTGATTGGCGGTTATAATTGTTTTAAAGCCACTGCTGTTGTTGACATAAAAGAAACCGATATAGGAAGCTTTAGGCCAAGATCGGACGAGGAAAAGAGAAAAGAGGATGCCGCAGAAAAAGAAAAAGAGAAAGACAAGAAAACAAACTTGCTGGATAATATAAAAGCACCAACAGAGCGTGTGGTGACGGCTTGGTACACTCCAGAAATCCCAGTGAATCAAGGGCCTGATAAATATTGGGGGTTGCCTGGTTTGATTTTGGAAATCAATGACGGGAAAACTGTGATGTTGTGTTCTAAAGTGGTTTTGAATCCAAAAGAAAAGGCTGTAATTAAACCTGCTACTTCTGGAAAAGTGATTGGCCAAAAGGAGTATGACGAAACGGTCGAAAAGAAGATAAAAGAATATCGCGATGCAAACTCTAGGCCTCAAGGTGGTCCTGGAGGAGGTGGAAATAGAGGTGGACGTTAA
- a CDS encoding deoxynucleoside kinase: MHIAVAGNIGSGKTTLTELLSKHFKWEPHYEEVVDNPYLDDFYHQMERWSFNLQIYFLNSRFRQVNQIRESGKKVIQDRTIYEDAHIFAPNLFAMGLMTHRDYDNYSSLFELMESTVKAPDLLIYLRSSIPNLVGQIHKRGREYESTISIDYLSRLNERYEAWVHTYDRGKLMIIDVDNINFVDNPEDLGNIINRIDAELNGLF; the protein is encoded by the coding sequence ATGCACATAGCAGTAGCAGGAAATATAGGTTCAGGAAAAACGACATTAACGGAATTACTCTCCAAACATTTCAAATGGGAACCTCATTATGAAGAGGTAGTGGACAATCCTTATTTGGATGATTTCTATCACCAAATGGAGCGTTGGTCCTTCAATTTGCAAATTTATTTCTTGAACAGTCGCTTCCGTCAAGTAAATCAAATTCGCGAAAGCGGGAAAAAAGTGATTCAAGATCGTACTATTTATGAGGATGCACATATTTTTGCTCCCAACTTATTTGCTATGGGTTTAATGACTCATCGCGATTATGACAATTATTCTTCCCTCTTTGAATTGATGGAATCCACAGTAAAAGCACCCGATTTATTAATCTACCTAAGAAGTTCTATACCTAATCTAGTAGGACAAATTCATAAAAGAGGACGTGAATACGAGTCTACAATTTCGATCGACTATCTAAGCCGACTGAACGAACGTTATGAAGCTTGGGTTCATACCTACGACCGCGGAAAACTAATGATTATTGATGTAGACAACATCAACTTTGTAGACAACCCCGAAGATTTAGGAAATATCATCAATCGTATTGATGCTGAATTGAACGGATTGTTTTAA
- a CDS encoding inorganic diphosphatase, translating to MTQDKITTFDVLIEIPRGSRNKYEYDFELKRMRFDRMLFSSMMYPADYGFIPQTLALDGDPLDVLVLVNEPTFPGCVMEVKPIGVFHMADDKGPDEKVICVPVSDPIWNSLENLSDMNPHLVKEIEHFFQVYKDLENKKVDVGGWGDVTEAFAIIKECQDRFNDIPNKPEGLFTIKL from the coding sequence ATGACTCAAGACAAAATAACCACTTTCGATGTATTAATCGAAATTCCAAGAGGAAGTAGAAATAAGTACGAATATGATTTCGAGTTGAAAAGAATGCGTTTTGATAGAATGCTTTTTTCTTCAATGATGTATCCAGCAGATTATGGTTTTATTCCTCAAACTTTAGCACTTGATGGAGATCCATTAGATGTATTGGTTTTGGTAAACGAGCCTACATTCCCTGGATGTGTAATGGAAGTTAAGCCAATTGGAGTTTTCCATATGGCAGATGATAAAGGACCAGATGAAAAAGTAATCTGTGTACCCGTTTCAGATCCAATTTGGAATTCACTTGAAAACCTATCTGATATGAATCCACACTTAGTAAAAGAAATTGAGCATTTCTTTCAAGTGTATAAAGATTTAGAAAACAAAAAAGTTGATGTTGGTGGATGGGGAGATGTAACAGAAGCATTTGCAATCATCAAGGAATGTCAAGATCGTTTCAACGATATACCAAACAAACCAGAAGGGCTATTTACTATAAAATTGTAA
- a CDS encoding sodium-translocating pyrophosphatase, with translation MNAFMIYLPIVMAIIGLLFMGVKRAWVLKQDAGDGKMVAISDYIYEGALAFLKAEYRLLTFFVIGASLVLAGISFFIPTTHILIVVAFIFGAFFSALAGNMGMKIATKTNVRTTQAARTSLPQALKVSFSGGTVMGLGVAGLAVLGLTGFFIFFFHYFMNGTWTSTEDMTIVLETLAGFSLGAESIALFARVGGGIYTKAADVGADLVGKIEAGIPEDDPRNPATIADNVGDNVGDVAGMGADLFGSYVATVLAAMVLGNYVIKDMGGAIQDAFGGIGPVLLPMSIAGFGILFSIIGTLLVKITDDNAKEAQVQKALNIGNWVSILLTAISCYFLVQYMLPTTMKMEFFGEGIQDISSMRVFYATLIGLFVGGAISSVTEYYTGLGTKPVMAIVQKSSTGAGTNVIAGLATGMISTFPTILLFAAAIWSTYALAGFYGVALAASAMMATTAMQLAIDAFGPISDNAGGIAEMSELPKEVRTRTDILDSVGNTTAATGKGFAIASAALTSLALFAAYVTFTGIDGINIFKAPVLAMLFVGGMIPVVFSALAMNSVGKAAMEMVYEVRRQFKEIPGIMEGTGKPEYAKCVDISTKAALKEMMLPGALTIGFPIAILLLGKIIYGDNNQLIAEMLGGYMAGVTVSGVLWAVFQNNAGGAWDNAKKSFEAGVMINGEMTYKGSDAHKAAVTGDTVGDPFKDTSGPSMNILIKLTCLIGLVMAPILGNGSHTISSDIASCCDASGKCISMSKHECAEKGCTMKCCAKDKVVAMTGKCDMSKCAKMTKEECAQMCDSLGCSKEGKDMCMSHYDAEGKFMAMDGKKSCCSSTK, from the coding sequence ATGAATGCATTTATGATTTATTTGCCAATAGTAATGGCAATAATAGGACTTCTGTTTATGGGAGTCAAAAGAGCGTGGGTATTAAAACAAGATGCTGGTGATGGAAAAATGGTTGCCATTTCGGATTATATATATGAAGGGGCATTAGCTTTTCTTAAAGCTGAATATAGGTTGTTAACTTTTTTTGTAATTGGAGCCAGTCTTGTTTTGGCTGGAATTTCTTTTTTTATACCAACCACTCATATTTTAATTGTGGTTGCCTTTATTTTTGGAGCTTTCTTTTCTGCACTTGCAGGGAACATGGGAATGAAAATTGCCACCAAAACAAATGTAAGAACTACTCAAGCGGCACGTACTAGTTTACCTCAAGCTTTAAAAGTTTCTTTTAGTGGTGGTACTGTGATGGGATTGGGTGTCGCAGGACTTGCAGTTTTAGGATTAACAGGATTCTTTATTTTCTTCTTCCACTATTTTATGAATGGGACTTGGACTTCAACAGAAGACATGACTATTGTTTTAGAAACTTTAGCGGGCTTTTCTTTAGGAGCTGAGTCAATCGCTTTATTTGCTCGTGTCGGTGGGGGTATTTATACTAAAGCTGCTGATGTAGGAGCTGATTTAGTAGGTAAAATTGAAGCAGGTATTCCTGAGGATGACCCTCGTAATCCTGCTACTATTGCAGATAATGTAGGCGATAATGTGGGTGATGTAGCAGGAATGGGAGCTGATTTATTTGGCTCGTATGTGGCGACTGTTTTGGCGGCAATGGTATTAGGTAACTATGTTATCAAAGATATGGGAGGTGCTATTCAAGATGCCTTTGGAGGTATTGGTCCAGTATTATTACCAATGTCAATTGCAGGTTTTGGAATACTGTTTTCGATCATTGGAACGTTGTTAGTTAAAATAACAGATGATAATGCTAAAGAAGCACAAGTACAAAAAGCATTAAACATTGGGAATTGGGTTTCAATTTTATTAACGGCTATTTCTTGTTATTTCTTAGTTCAATATATGTTGCCAACAACGATGAAAATGGAGTTTTTTGGTGAGGGTATTCAAGATATTTCTTCAATGAGAGTATTTTATGCTACTTTGATAGGTCTTTTTGTCGGTGGTGCAATTTCTTCGGTTACTGAATATTATACTGGTTTAGGGACTAAACCCGTTATGGCTATTGTACAAAAATCAAGTACAGGGGCTGGAACTAATGTAATTGCAGGTTTGGCTACGGGAATGATTTCGACTTTTCCAACTATTTTACTTTTTGCTGCTGCTATTTGGTCTACTTATGCCTTAGCAGGATTTTACGGTGTTGCTTTGGCAGCATCTGCAATGATGGCGACTACAGCCATGCAATTAGCTATTGATGCTTTTGGTCCAATCTCTGATAATGCAGGTGGAATTGCAGAAATGAGTGAATTACCTAAAGAAGTGCGTACTAGAACTGATATATTAGACTCAGTTGGGAATACAACAGCAGCGACTGGAAAAGGTTTTGCTATTGCTTCGGCTGCTTTAACTTCCTTGGCGTTGTTTGCTGCTTACGTAACTTTTACAGGAATTGATGGAATTAATATTTTTAAAGCACCTGTTTTAGCCATGTTGTTTGTGGGAGGAATGATTCCGGTGGTGTTTTCGGCATTGGCGATGAACTCTGTTGGAAAGGCAGCAATGGAAATGGTGTATGAAGTACGTCGCCAGTTTAAAGAAATTCCAGGTATTATGGAAGGAACTGGAAAACCTGAATATGCAAAATGCGTGGATATTTCGACTAAAGCCGCATTGAAAGAAATGATGTTGCCGGGTGCATTAACGATTGGTTTTCCAATAGCTATTTTACTTTTAGGGAAAATAATTTATGGAGATAATAATCAATTAATTGCCGAAATGCTTGGTGGTTATATGGCTGGAGTAACCGTTTCGGGTGTGCTATGGGCGGTGTTTCAAAATAATGCTGGAGGTGCTTGGGACAACGCCAAAAAATCTTTTGAAGCTGGAGTAATGATTAATGGCGAAATGACCTATAAAGGTTCCGATGCGCACAAAGCGGCTGTTACTGGTGATACTGTTGGGGATCCTTTTAAAGATACTTCTGGACCTTCGATGAATATTTTGATTAAACTGACTTGCTTGATTGGACTGGTAATGGCACCAATTTTAGGTAATGGTTCCCATACCATTTCATCTGATATCGCTTCTTGTTGTGATGCTTCGGGCAAATGTATATCGATGTCTAAACACGAATGTGCCGAAAAAGGCTGTACCATGAAATGCTGCGCTAAAGATAAGGTCGTTGCTATGACAGGAAAATGTGATATGAGTAAATGTGCAAAAATGACTAAAGAGGAATGTGCGCAAATGTGCGATTCTTTAGGATGTTCCAAAGAAGGAAAAGATATGTGCATGTCACATTATGATGCCGAAGGGAAGTTCATGGCAATGGATGGTAAAAAGTCCTGCTGTTCCTCTACAAAATAA
- a CDS encoding polysaccharide lyase family 7 protein has protein sequence MIKYFRILKIASVVLNFSMLFCAFSCTNDNEKDTVISSAGVKIDDGGIIYSAPSSSSLFKSALAKCKLQSDYLSADVTNLSTYSSYFFYLSSDKMTLYNNGGSSTRTELRRTDNFDKTSVRKMTISANLVSQPSGEVTVAQLHNQNAELPILRVSVSGNTIYYKVNKEPVKGTNLTSNGAFTTSLPADKSLSIVLELKGDKYISATVNVEKRTFYIEDAWGAGFDNAYYFKTGVYCQSTGTATMTYNSLVWDN, from the coding sequence ATGATTAAATACTTTCGAATTTTAAAAATAGCATCAGTAGTCTTGAATTTTTCTATGTTGTTTTGTGCTTTTTCATGTACGAATGATAACGAAAAAGACACAGTGATATCAAGTGCTGGAGTTAAAATTGATGACGGTGGTATCATCTATAGTGCTCCAAGTTCTAGTAGCTTATTTAAAAGTGCTTTGGCAAAATGCAAATTACAAAGCGATTACCTAAGTGCTGATGTTACCAATTTATCTACTTATTCCTCGTACTTTTTTTATTTAAGTAGTGATAAAATGACTCTTTATAATAACGGTGGCTCTTCAACACGAACAGAGCTTAGACGAACAGATAATTTTGATAAAACCTCTGTTAGGAAAATGACGATTAGCGCCAATTTAGTGAGTCAGCCTTCAGGAGAAGTTACGGTGGCACAATTGCACAATCAAAATGCTGAATTGCCTATTTTACGAGTTTCTGTTAGTGGAAATACAATTTATTATAAAGTAAATAAGGAACCAGTAAAAGGAACTAATTTGACCAGTAATGGTGCTTTTACAACCAGTTTACCTGCTGATAAATCATTGAGCATTGTGTTGGAACTTAAAGGCGATAAATACATCAGTGCTACCGTAAATGTTGAAAAGCGCACCTTTTATATTGAAGATGCTTGGGGGGCTGGTTTTGATAATGCCTATTATTTTAAAACAGGGGTGTATTGTCAATCTACAGGAACCGCTACTATGACTTATAATAGTTTAGTTTGGGACAACTAA
- a CDS encoding DUF5686 family protein — MRNKIWVTLLVFFGITNFILSQTKVSGVVYDDSNQPVPFANIVFKNSNVGTMSNEDGRFYIESANVYNAIIITSVGYSDRVVVLPKAINYNFKVIVKSAENLKEVLIYAGKTSKKNNPALDILRKIWERKRKNGLAQFDYYQMEKYEKIEFDMNTIDSAFMKRKFFKGMEFIFNHVDTSRVTGKTYLPIFINESLYDVYGNNKIGKVKEKLKGNKSSGFNDNQQILSFVNDLYSDYDIYSNHLTFFDKSFTSPLSKTGIDVYNYVLRDSAFINKKWCYNVLFYPRRKNELTFKGDFWVSDTTFAINKISMAVTKSANINWIKDIYIEQEFEVQNDSVFLLTRDYMMSDFALNKKEESKGMYGKRTTLYQNHQFNIEKPNSLYKEEVNYIDNEVYNKSETYWKENRFENLNKDEKGIYKMLDTLQTVKKFQRIYDLVTILGSGYIRFGNIDYGPIFSTFGYNSVEGVRLRVGGRTYFGRNDAWRLQGYTAYGLGDDKFKYGVSGKWMVDKKKRIIISGGNRRDVEQIGASLTSTSDVLGRSFASSSLFNTSSNGKLTNINLTNVAVEIEPIKNLTFQTGFSYRTLESASNTFSLDYYIDASHTTTKSEVRQSEVSLQVEFAPNRKSIGYGVERSQVDSPYSRFYVNYNHGLKGMLNSDFDYDKVQLYYKQPIIIGPLGRSNIIVELGKTFGQIPLGLMNVIPGNQSYFTIENTFSNLNFYEFVTDQYATIQWNHNFGGRLFGRIPFMRKLNWREIIGVKTVYGSITDENKAINASGLVYVAPENGYWEYSAGIGNIFKVFRIDFAWRGNYLNTPDAQKFSVKGSLGFYF; from the coding sequence ATGAGAAATAAGATATGGGTTACTTTATTAGTTTTCTTTGGGATTACTAATTTTATTTTATCCCAAACAAAAGTAAGTGGAGTGGTATATGATGATTCCAATCAACCTGTTCCTTTTGCAAATATTGTTTTCAAAAATTCCAATGTAGGAACTATGTCTAATGAAGACGGCCGATTTTATATTGAATCTGCAAATGTTTATAATGCGATTATTATAACTTCTGTAGGGTACTCAGATAGAGTTGTTGTGCTTCCTAAGGCTATTAATTATAATTTTAAAGTAATTGTTAAATCGGCTGAAAACCTCAAAGAAGTGCTGATATATGCTGGGAAAACTTCTAAAAAGAACAATCCAGCACTAGATATTCTTAGAAAAATTTGGGAAAGAAAGCGCAAAAATGGACTGGCTCAATTTGATTATTATCAAATGGAAAAATATGAGAAAATAGAGTTTGACATGAATACCATTGATAGCGCTTTTATGAAAAGAAAATTCTTCAAGGGAATGGAATTTATCTTTAATCATGTTGATACTTCAAGAGTCACAGGTAAAACCTATTTGCCTATTTTTATAAATGAATCACTTTATGATGTTTATGGAAATAACAAAATTGGTAAAGTAAAGGAAAAACTAAAAGGGAATAAAAGTTCTGGATTTAATGATAACCAACAAATTTTATCATTTGTAAATGATTTGTATTCAGATTATGATATTTACAGTAATCATTTAACTTTTTTTGATAAAAGTTTTACTAGTCCATTATCAAAGACAGGTATTGATGTTTACAATTACGTGCTTCGAGATAGTGCTTTTATAAATAAAAAATGGTGTTATAATGTATTGTTTTATCCACGTCGAAAGAATGAATTGACTTTTAAAGGAGATTTTTGGGTGAGTGATACCACTTTTGCCATAAATAAAATTAGTATGGCAGTTACTAAAAGTGCTAATATTAACTGGATAAAAGATATTTATATAGAACAAGAATTTGAGGTTCAAAATGATTCTGTCTTTTTATTGACGCGTGACTATATGATGTCTGATTTTGCTTTAAATAAAAAAGAAGAATCTAAAGGAATGTATGGAAAGCGTACGACTTTGTATCAAAACCATCAATTTAATATTGAAAAACCAAATAGTTTATATAAAGAAGAGGTTAATTATATTGATAATGAGGTCTATAATAAATCCGAAACCTACTGGAAAGAAAATCGATTTGAAAACTTAAACAAAGACGAAAAAGGGATTTATAAAATGCTAGATACCTTGCAAACCGTAAAGAAGTTTCAGCGAATTTATGACTTAGTTACTATTTTAGGAAGTGGTTATATTCGGTTTGGGAATATAGACTACGGCCCTATATTTTCTACTTTTGGATATAATTCAGTTGAAGGTGTTCGTTTACGAGTAGGTGGGCGAACTTATTTTGGGCGTAATGATGCCTGGAGGTTACAAGGTTATACTGCCTATGGACTGGGTGATGATAAGTTCAAATATGGTGTTTCGGGAAAATGGATGGTAGATAAGAAAAAAAGAATTATTATATCAGGAGGGAACAGGCGCGATGTAGAGCAAATTGGCGCGAGTTTGACCAGTACAAGTGATGTTTTAGGTAGGAGTTTTGCTTCTTCATCTTTATTTAATACAAGCTCAAATGGTAAGTTAACGAATATCAATTTGACTAATGTTGCAGTTGAGATTGAACCTATTAAGAATTTGACTTTTCAAACAGGATTCTCCTACCGTACTTTAGAATCGGCTTCCAATACATTTAGTTTAGATTATTATATAGATGCTAGTCATACCACTACAAAAAGTGAGGTGAGACAATCTGAAGTTAGTTTGCAAGTTGAATTTGCACCTAATAGAAAATCAATTGGTTATGGTGTTGAAAGGAGTCAGGTTGACAGTCCGTATAGTCGTTTTTATGTTAATTATAATCATGGTTTAAAAGGAATGCTGAACAGTGATTTTGATTATGATAAGGTGCAACTATATTACAAGCAACCAATTATTATAGGGCCTTTAGGACGAAGTAATATTATAGTTGAATTAGGGAAGACTTTTGGACAAATTCCACTTGGATTAATGAATGTTATTCCCGGAAATCAAAGTTATTTTACAATTGAAAACACCTTTAGTAACTTGAATTTTTACGAATTCGTAACGGATCAATACGCAACCATTCAGTGGAATCATAATTTTGGCGGACGATTATTTGGTCGAATTCCGTTTATGAGAAAATTAAATTGGCGTGAAATAATAGGCGTCAAAACAGTATATGGTTCTATTACAGATGAAAACAAGGCAATCAATGCTTCGGGGTTAGTATATGTAGCTCCTGAAAATGGGTACTGGGAATATAGCGCTGGTATTGGAAATATTTTTAAAGTGTTTCGAATTGATTTTGCTTGGAGAGGGAATTATCTAAATACGCCAGATGCTCAGAAATTCTCTGTAAAAGGATCATTAGGGTTTTATTTCTAA